The proteins below are encoded in one region of Bremerella sp. P1:
- a CDS encoding SGNH/GDSL hydrolase family protein produces the protein MIRFLASASLVMMLAAVSFAADGQVPKSIAKWKGEMDKFAKKDQENPVKPGGVVFVGSSSIRMWDLDKSFPKLSGLNRGFGGSRLEDSVYYADRIILPYKPRTVVVYAGDNDVAAGYTPEQIHEDFQEFVATIREELPKTKILYIAVKPSLSRWKLIDAVRGTNKLIAEECAKTENCEFIDIDAPMLGEDGKPRPELFKKDGLHMTDEGYAVWAKELEPHLKD, from the coding sequence ATGATTCGCTTCCTCGCTAGTGCCTCTCTCGTGATGATGCTTGCCGCCGTTAGTTTTGCCGCCGATGGCCAGGTGCCCAAGAGCATTGCCAAGTGGAAAGGCGAGATGGACAAGTTCGCCAAGAAGGACCAGGAAAACCCGGTCAAGCCTGGCGGTGTGGTGTTTGTCGGTAGCAGCAGCATTCGGATGTGGGATCTCGACAAGTCGTTTCCCAAACTCAGTGGTTTGAACCGCGGCTTTGGTGGTTCGCGTTTGGAAGACTCGGTCTACTACGCGGATCGGATCATCCTACCGTACAAGCCGCGTACCGTCGTCGTTTACGCTGGCGACAACGACGTGGCCGCTGGCTATACGCCTGAGCAGATCCACGAAGACTTCCAGGAGTTCGTCGCGACGATTCGCGAAGAGCTTCCAAAGACGAAGATCCTCTACATCGCCGTGAAGCCAAGCCTCAGCCGCTGGAAGCTGATCGACGCAGTGCGTGGAACGAACAAGCTGATCGCCGAGGAATGTGCCAAGACGGAGAACTGCGAGTTCATCGACATCGATGCCCCAATGCTGGGCGAAGATGGCAAGCCCCGTCCTGAGCTGTTCAAAAAGGACGGCCTGCACATGACCGACGAAGGCTACGCCGTCTGGGCCAAAGAACTCGAGCCGCACCTGAAGGACTAA
- a CDS encoding deoxyribodipyrimidine photolyase, whose protein sequence is MSAELWQLRISDINDAPVNENGKYVLYWMIANRRTEWNFSLQRAAWWADKLKKPLIVFEALRVGYEWASDRLHTFVLQGMLDNLEALSDSPVVYYPYVEPEKDAAKGLLKALSQDACTVVTDDFPCFFLPRMVKAVGKKLDVKLEAIDSNGLLPMRAADRDFPRAFSLRRFLQKELPPHLEVFPNANPLARKSFPATNHKLIADIIQKWPSIDKRTLESPADFIASLPIDHEVAPVDTHGGSVAGRKQMEWFLKKGLPRYGEERNSVENECVSQLSPYLHFGHLSVHEVFHELAKQEKWEPSRLSKKVTGSREGWWNMSPSAEAYLDELITWRELGYNMCHMRDDYDQFSSLPEWAQQTLGEHKDDDREHVYTLEQFENAETHDPLWNAAQRQLVREGRIHNYLRMLWGKKVLHWTNTPEYAAKILIHLNNKYALDGRNPNSYSGIFWCFGRYDRAWGPEREIFGKIRYMTSDSAMKKLNLKGYIKEYGEATLFD, encoded by the coding sequence TTGTCGGCCGAACTTTGGCAACTGCGAATTAGCGATATCAACGACGCTCCGGTCAACGAGAACGGCAAGTACGTGCTGTACTGGATGATTGCCAATCGGCGGACGGAATGGAATTTCTCGCTTCAGAGGGCTGCCTGGTGGGCCGATAAGCTGAAGAAGCCGCTGATCGTGTTCGAGGCCCTGCGGGTTGGGTACGAGTGGGCCAGCGATCGTTTGCACACGTTCGTCTTGCAGGGCATGCTCGACAACCTCGAGGCCTTGTCCGACAGTCCCGTCGTTTACTATCCCTATGTCGAACCGGAGAAAGACGCCGCCAAGGGCTTATTGAAGGCACTTTCGCAAGATGCGTGCACGGTCGTGACCGATGACTTTCCCTGCTTCTTCCTGCCGCGGATGGTCAAGGCCGTCGGCAAGAAGCTGGACGTCAAGCTGGAAGCGATCGATAGCAACGGCCTGCTGCCGATGCGAGCGGCCGATCGCGACTTCCCTCGGGCGTTCAGTCTGCGGCGTTTTTTGCAGAAAGAACTACCACCGCATCTGGAAGTCTTCCCCAATGCGAATCCGCTGGCCCGGAAGTCATTTCCGGCCACCAACCACAAGCTGATCGCCGACATCATTCAGAAGTGGCCCTCGATCGATAAACGAACGCTTGAGAGCCCCGCCGATTTCATCGCCAGCTTGCCAATTGATCACGAAGTGGCCCCCGTCGACACGCATGGCGGCTCAGTCGCGGGACGCAAGCAGATGGAATGGTTCCTCAAGAAAGGCCTCCCACGGTACGGTGAAGAGCGGAACAGCGTCGAGAACGAATGCGTCAGCCAGCTGTCGCCGTATTTGCACTTTGGTCACCTCTCGGTGCACGAGGTCTTCCACGAGTTGGCCAAGCAGGAGAAATGGGAACCGAGCCGCCTGAGCAAGAAGGTGACCGGCAGCCGGGAAGGTTGGTGGAACATGAGCCCGAGTGCCGAGGCATACCTCGACGAGCTCATCACCTGGCGCGAACTGGGCTACAACATGTGCCACATGCGGGACGACTACGACCAGTTCAGCTCGCTACCGGAGTGGGCCCAGCAAACGCTCGGTGAGCACAAAGATGACGACCGCGAGCACGTCTACACGCTCGAGCAGTTCGAGAATGCCGAGACGCACGACCCACTCTGGAACGCCGCCCAGCGGCAACTGGTGCGTGAAGGGCGCATCCACAATTATCTGCGGATGCTATGGGGCAAGAAGGTCCTGCACTGGACCAACACGCCAGAGTATGCCGCCAAGATTCTGATCCATCTGAACAACAAGTACGCTCTGGATGGTCGGAACCCCAACAGTTACAGCGGCATCTTCTGGTGCTTTGGCCGGTACGATCGAGCCTGGGGCCCTGAGCGTGAGATCTTCGGCAAAATCCGCTACATGACCAGCGACAGCGCGATGAAAAAGCTGAATCTGAAGGGCTATATTAAGGAATATGGCGAGGCGACGCTGTTCGACTAA
- the rpsU gene encoding 30S ribosomal protein S21: MVKVLVRDRESIQEAVRRFGKLVMRSGLKKEMRRRKYYEKPSDLKRRARLRAERRAMKERLLVQD; encoded by the coding sequence ATGGTTAAGGTACTCGTTCGCGACAGGGAATCGATTCAAGAAGCAGTTCGTCGGTTTGGTAAGTTGGTCATGCGTAGCGGTCTCAAGAAAGAGATGCGTCGTCGCAAGTATTACGAAAAGCCGAGCGACCTGAAGCGTCGAGCCCGCCTGCGTGCCGAACGCCGCGCCATGAAGGAACGCCTGCTGGTTCAAGACTAG
- a CDS encoding TIGR01777 family oxidoreductase, whose protein sequence is MFTFRSKIPVSVATAFHWHEQPGALDRLIPPWEDVQIEQRSRSIAPGSRVVLKMHVGGFPVRWVAEHTALEPNKYFHDRQVSGPFARWEHTHRFLPSEDGQCVLEDEVDYQIPGGSLGTRFGRSKVEKMLLQMFRYRHDTTTYDLIAHARYQERPTMKIAITGASGLVGSQLGPFLTTGGHQVVPISRSAGEDTIQWDIKKQEIDTAKLEGLDAVIHLAGESVAARWTDKKKQAIRSSRVDGTRLLCESLAKLENKPKVLVCASAMGFYGDRGDEILTEASPPGDGFLADVCQEWEAAAQPARDAGIRVVHARIGIVLSPKGGALAQMLTPFKLGVGGKISTGKQWWSWISLDDVVGSLHHLMMNDNIQGPVNLCTPKAVTNEEFTKTLGKVISRPTFFTVPQFAAKLAMGEMADEMLLSSCRMEPKVLEQTEYHFREPNLERCLRKLLGRQ, encoded by the coding sequence ATGTTTACATTTCGCAGCAAAATCCCCGTTTCGGTCGCCACGGCGTTTCATTGGCACGAACAGCCAGGGGCTTTAGATCGGTTGATTCCTCCGTGGGAAGACGTCCAGATCGAGCAGCGAAGCAGGTCGATTGCGCCCGGAAGCCGCGTCGTGTTGAAGATGCACGTTGGCGGCTTCCCCGTGCGCTGGGTTGCCGAACACACGGCCCTGGAACCGAATAAGTATTTTCACGATCGCCAGGTTTCCGGCCCCTTTGCCAGGTGGGAGCATACGCATCGTTTCCTGCCCAGCGAAGATGGCCAATGCGTCCTGGAAGACGAAGTCGATTACCAGATCCCAGGCGGAAGCCTGGGGACTCGGTTTGGCCGCTCGAAGGTCGAGAAGATGCTGCTCCAGATGTTTCGCTATCGGCACGATACGACTACCTACGATTTGATTGCCCATGCCCGTTATCAGGAACGTCCGACGATGAAGATTGCCATCACTGGTGCCAGCGGGCTGGTCGGCTCGCAGCTGGGGCCGTTCCTCACCACCGGCGGGCACCAAGTCGTGCCCATCTCTCGCTCGGCCGGCGAAGACACCATCCAGTGGGACATCAAGAAACAAGAGATCGACACGGCGAAGCTGGAAGGGCTGGATGCCGTCATTCACCTGGCCGGCGAAAGCGTGGCGGCCCGCTGGACCGACAAGAAGAAGCAAGCCATCCGCAGCTCGCGCGTCGATGGAACGCGTCTGCTATGCGAGTCGCTGGCGAAGCTGGAAAACAAGCCCAAGGTCTTAGTGTGTGCATCGGCTATGGGCTTTTATGGCGATCGCGGTGATGAAATCCTGACTGAGGCCTCGCCCCCTGGGGATGGTTTTCTGGCTGATGTGTGCCAAGAGTGGGAAGCGGCCGCGCAGCCGGCTCGCGATGCCGGCATTCGCGTGGTGCATGCCCGCATCGGGATTGTGCTGAGTCCCAAGGGGGGCGCATTGGCCCAAATGCTCACGCCGTTCAAGCTGGGCGTCGGTGGCAAGATCAGCACGGGGAAGCAGTGGTGGAGTTGGATCTCGCTGGACGATGTCGTGGGCAGCCTGCATCACTTGATGATGAACGACAACATTCAAGGGCCGGTTAACCTGTGCACTCCGAAGGCCGTGACGAACGAGGAGTTCACCAAGACGCTGGGCAAGGTGATTTCACGCCCCACGTTCTTCACCGTCCCCCAATTTGCGGCGAAGCTGGCCATGGGAGAAATGGCCGACGAGATGCTCCTTTCCAGCTGCCGCATGGAACCAAAGGTGCTGGAGCAAACCGAATATCACTTCCGCGAACCCAACCTGGAGCGTTGTCTGCGGAAGCTGCTGGGTCGGCAGTAG